ttttctttgtatttttttttatgtattaattGTTAGTTTGCTTATTATTTATTGTTAGTTTCaagtcagtttcaagttatttcagtgaccattgtgggtttttctttctttaacagaaAGATATTAATATTTTTGCCCATGTGTGTATAGCAATACATATGTTTTAAAATTTTATAATCCAGAGAGTAGTGTACTAGATAAGTAATCTCATAGTAGGTTGACAACTTGTTTTTTGCACTTGAAAAAGCTTTTTTCTGAATTTGCATATTGTCTTCCATGTGCTGgtggaaagggaaggacatttTATTGTGCCTCTCTGCCTTAAAGATCCAGAAAACAGACTTGCAAACCATTGTatactttgtgtgactgtgtaTATCAGGCCAAAAAAATGACAGGAATACGGAAGGGTTCCAAAGGAAAGAGTCAGGTCTAACCTTGTCCTCCCAGAGCCAAAATATGGGAAGTAGCAGCATCAGCAAtctggccagaagtagtagtaggccGCAGATCTTCCtggctctcagtcacagcaggacgaGATGGGGATGATTTccgtgccttggagccaggggtcacagaatTCCTCCTGCTAGTGGGCATCTTCCTTTTTCATAAGAATTGGCATTACACATTATGGCAGAttctcaagagagtctccctgttgataaCTTGTGTGACAGCAGTCAGAGTTtggactgccctgaggaggaggttcaggagAAGGATGGGGACACCTTGCATAGCTATGTTgatggtggtaatagtggcataCATAGCCATTGTATTGGCGGTGGGGGCAGCGACAGTGGTAGTTGGggaaaatgcagagcaggggagggaGTCAAGAAGCCCACCATtatatctcacagtctgataaatgTGGCAGGGAGGGGGTGGATTccaatgatgattgtgtgttggacaggacctgggagacggatcagggtgctgaggaggaggccatatctgcttcaggatctggtgatgccagTGACACTGTGGGTGCATTAGGCCCAAAACgtgccagagctaagccaagCTTGCCTGCCTCTAGCTGTGCGCGAGCATCTCCTATCTGGTAGATTTTCTCCATGCTGCTGGAAGACAGAAGCATTGCCCTGTGTAAgttctgcaaaaataaaataagccatgggcagccaaacacaaacataggcaccacagctctattgaagCACATGAAGCAGCATCACCCCATCCCATAGGAAAACAGGGGTTGCCACCATTTACCGGAACAAGagtttcctccttctcctggtcttcctTGTGGCAGCCAGGCTGCATCCATGGGCTACTAGCACGGTGTCattcacatcatcatcatcacttttTGCCTCTCCCGCTCAGACTTTTCTTCTGCTCCCTTGTCAGTCATCGATAATGGAATGAGTGTCCAGAAAACAACTATACGCACTCAGCAATCCCCTATTGTGAAAGCTTAATTCCCACCTCGCcaagttgctggcggtgcagttgctgctgtaccatttagtagagtctgctgcctttagAGAGCTGACAGCGTGCACTCAGCCTCGCTGCAAGATACCTAGCTGGCATTATTTCTctcaaaaagccatccctgccttgaaCTCTTATGTGGAAAAGACCATGGGCTGCTCCAATTGGGTTGCAATTCTCACTGTGTGGTAGGGTTCATGCCACggaggacacctggagcagctcttaCGGGCAGGGAGAATACATCTCTTTCACCGCCCAACCGGTCAATGTCTTTTCTGGCAGTGAcaaggcagcaccccagcaatGAGGCCCGGTCCTTTTGACTCCCCCATGATTGTGTCAGCCTGGCTCACACACCAGCCACTTATCCGCCTCCTCATCCATGGATGCTTgcctgtccccaacagcagcagggcacagggtcGCTCGTACTACCCCTCTTTCCAATTACATGTGTCAAGTCAAGTGTTGCCACGCCGTGTTGTTGCTGATCGGCCTGGGCGAGAGTAGCCACACAGGCAAACCGTTGGTAAATCATGCAGCAAACATTCCACTGGCTGTCACCCCGCCGACTCCAACTGGGCATGGCGGTCAGCGACAATGACCACAACATCATGGAGGCCCTGAtcctgggggaaataacacatgctccctgcagggCGCACGTCATCAACCTAGTTGTGCaacactttttaaaaatgtacactggcttgtgcaaggtgctggcaatgttCAGGAGACTGTCTCCCTTTTCAGCCATTCTTACGTGGCGAGGAACACTCTTCTGGACTTGCAGCGACAGAATGGTCTGCAAGTCTCCACTTAATCTGCAACGTTCCAACTTGCTAGAATTCAACATTGTTCATGATAGAGCATCTGTACAAGCATCTGTAAGCTGTAAACAATTTTGTCATGCACTAGAACGCCTTAGCAGGTAGCAAGTTTTGTTTCCCTATCGGGCAGTGGCAACTCATAGACAGCCAATCTATTTCCTTATACGTTCCATGCTATGCTACTTCTGTTGCCACTACTAGTAGTTCGAAAGTTAAAATCTATCAGTCGTGCTTCAAAAAGTTGCAGTGTAGCCAAGGCCTAATAGATGACAAGATTATTATTATCCCATAGGAAGAAAATTTAATAATCATTGCAGAGGAAAACTCAACTGAACATTGTGAGCCCCTCCAACCATAAGAATAATCTTTCATCATGGACACCAAAATGCTTTCTTTCATACGGTATATTCTGTCCTTTAATTTGATATGAGCAATTTCACAATCCGTTTACGCAATTTTGGAAGACAAAATTTGAAAACTAGAATCTTCATAAAGAATTCATAGTAAAAAATccacaaaataaaatacattaataGGCATACTGGATCGAAGGGTTTGTCCATTCTATGGTAGTAGCTTGTACCTCAGGAAATGAAATTCTATGTTAGGATGAAAACTTTGAGGATATTTAATGACATCAGAGGTGAAAATGATCCTTACTTCACCAGTAATATCCCCCTTTAGTAGAGGTTTTCTTATTTTAGTTTTCTCAGACTTTGACAACACTCTTGGACTAtctattaaaaaaatgaatattctgaTAGTAGGGTTTTCATCATCTTCAGCTCTGTGGACCAAATCTACATTTCCAGGAGCCACTGGTAAATCACTTCCATTACAAGTGGTTGTGACTGCAGCTGGTGCGACGGGTCTGTTATGGCCTCGATGACATCACCTGGAGTATGTTCAGTTCACTTCTGGACCACACTGGCTGTACTTCCTTAAATCCAGACATAATGGGTTCAATATTATCCAAAGAGTTtcttttaaccctttcactgccaGGAGTGTTTGGACATTTTGGATCTCTGGTACTCCAGAGAGTTTTCTTTACAGTATTGACATGGGCAAATAAAACTTAAATTCCAAATTTAAAGAAGTGATCTCTATATCTATTTTATAGATTGGGTATAGACAGGATAGGGACAGTGTAAATTGGAAAATTTATTGAACATTAACATGTACACATGACTTCTGTATATGCTCACTATATGGCCCTATGATATGCTCTACAATAGGGTATGTCAGAGTACTTCAATATTCAGGTAGAAAATAATTAAATCGGCCGATGACAAAGACACAGACGATGTTGCTGTATCTAAGGAGATCTGAAAGACCCATCCCAAATATCCTTATTAATATACCTTTATGATAATGGGAGTAACTGGGAGTTACCAGGCGGTTACAATACCTAAAATTAAACGTGGCAGATTGCATAATTACACGTGATAACATATTGTCAATATCTTGTGGTTTGAAAACTAAGTAAACGTTCAATTGACTGATACTGGACCCAATTTTGACACGTATACTGACCATCTGGATCCATTAATTGTGGAAAAGCAATAAACATTTCCTAGAATCTCTGAAATCATTGATTTATATCTGTTCACACTGCATCTCTTGTAATCTACTTCAATATGTTCCAAATTGAGTGAAATACTCCCTTTTCCTTACAAATATTCATGTCACAGCACAATTACAGACGGCCTTCAGAATGTGTTGTTATGGAACAATGGAATAGATGATAAAGTTCATACAGAATTCAAATAGAATAAAATTAAGGTTCCGCTATActgatatatatgtatacataaatCATGCCTATTATATGTACCATAGGAATATAATGTTGGCATTGACCAATTACTCTCACAGGTATGTCCATGTCCCTATGTATTCTCATCTGTGtcttttctattatgtaatcatACAGATAGGAAAatgaccaaaaaataaaacaacatgTTCCGTACTCCTCACGACCAGTAAGATGGCAAATTTGTCTCAGAATTTCCATCAATGTCTTAATGGGATGACCTTTTGCTTCCCCTATCAGCTTTGATAacagcaggcagggagttaaacaGTGATCAGTGATCTATGTTGTGCAGCCAGGATGATGGCCATGTATTACACCTGTGGTCCTACTCTCGCGGGCACAGCAGTAGTGCCAATGTGAGGGGTTAAAAGTTTTTTTCGAAGACTTTAATacggataacctatcctcagaataggtcatcagtatctgattgtgcGAGTCCAACACCCAgaacccctaccgatcagctatttgaaaagGGACCggagctcctgtgagcaccacagacttctctcagctcaccaagcacagtgccatacatagtatagcggctgtgcttggaatTGAAGCTcggcccaattcacttctatggaggtgagctgcgcctaggccacttgACCAATGAAtatgttgtcactggcctagaaaaagctaaaagaaggcagtggcgctactgtgagcgctgATGCCTTCTCCAACAGGTCATCAGTGGGCGTTCCAGCTGTTGGATCTCCATTgttcaggtactgatgacctatcctgagaataggtcatcggtATTAAAGTCTCGTAAAACCACATTATGTTATAAATCAGAAGGCTGCAGGTCCTACAATGAAGCTCCACATTTCCTACAATCTAAACATTAAAATGGCTTCTCCTCTAAATGAGTTCTCTCATGTCTAGAAAGagttgatttctgactaaaacacttcccacattcgggacatggaaatggcttctccccagtgtgagttctctgatgacgAATAAAATTTGGTTGActggtaaaacatttcccacattctgaacatgaaaatggcttctcccctaagTGGATTCTTAGATGGCacacaagatctgatttctgactaaaacacttcccacattcaggacatgaaaatggcttctccccagtgtgagttctctgatgccgAATAAAATTTGTTTGACTGGTAAAAGATTTTctgcattctgaacatgaaaatggcttctctcctgtgtgagtcctCTGATGTTCAACTAGAATTAATTTCCTGgtaaaagatttcccacattcagaacatgaataaggcttctctcctgtgtgagttctctgatgttcaACTAGAATTAATTTCCTGgtaaaagatttcccacattcagagCATGAAAAGGATTTGTGATGATTTCTCTTATGCAAAGTATGACTCCCACATTTCTGTTTAGTTCTTGTTTGGCCAATCAGTGATTGATTGTACAAACTTTTCTTGTGACCAGTGGTGTCGGTGGATAGATCTTCGCTTTGAAAGACTGAGGGTACATTAGGAGTTATTGAATAAGCTTGTGTGGTATTGTTATCTTCTACTTCATGGTAGGAAGATAAATTGAAGTATCCATGGAAGCTGCTCAACCCGTCTTCACCTAGAAAATTAAACaaaattttcttattttcccaaAGCAAATGATTTTGTATTATTCATTTAAGGTTTACTAAAACAATagtaagccaggatcaggaaacaAAGTAAATCAGAAATGTAATAACACAGGATAATGTACAATTTAACAAGTAAATCACATTTACCTGTATAACGTTTTCAGGAGTTTTTAGTCTGCAAAGTTCCCAGAATTTAATCCCTTGTAGAGATAGCAAAAGTGTTTCTATCCAGACCATACAGTAATACATCCCAATGTCAACAGACAACACAAGCTCCCCCAAAGTGTATAGGATAGATATCATGAATGGAAGCAAATTTGGCATGAACATGTACACACCACCTGAGTATACGCCCACTGTATGGCCCTAACATATGCTCTATGTCACCCATATGCTTAACAAACTTTTCACACTTTTGAGAACATTATTAACGAATGAACACcaggttttcacttatatttaccAGTGCCAATTAGATTGTGGCTGAGAGGGTCCACTGCTAGGATTAGCTAAAAGCTTGTGTGACCACCTACTGCAATTTCATGGGgcctatgtacactgctcaaaaaaataaagggaacacaaaaataacacatcctagatctgaattaattaaatattcttctgaaatactttgttctttacatagttgaatgtgctgacaacaaaatcacacaaaaaaaaaaaaatggaaatcaaattttttaacccatggaggtctggatttggagtcacactcaaaattaaagtggaaaaacacactacaggctgatccaactttgatgtaatgtccttaaaacaagtcaaaatgaggctcagtagtgtgtgtggcctccacgtgcctgtatgacctccctacaatgcctgtgcatgctcgtgatgaggtggcggacggtctcctgagggatctcctcccagacctggactaaagcatctgccaactcctggacagtctgtggtgcaacgtgacgttggtggatagagcgagacatgatgtcccagatgtgctcaattcgattcaggtctggggaacgggcgggccagtccatagcatcaatgccttcgtcttgcaggaactgctgacacactccatccacatgaggtctagcattgtcttgcattaggaggaacccagggccaaccgcaccagcatatggtctcacaaggggtctgaggatctcatctcggtacctaatggcagtcaggctacctctggcgagcacatggagggctgtgcggccctccaaagaaatgccaccccacaccattactgactcaatgccaaaccgatcatgctggaggatgttgcaggcagcagagcgttctccacggcgtctttagactctgtcacatgtgctcagtgtgaacctgctttcatctgtgaagagcacagggcgccagtggcgaatttcccaatcttggtgttctctggcaaatgccaaacgtcctgcacggtgttgggctgtaagcacaacccccacctgtggacgtcgggccctcatatcaccctcatggagactgtttctgactgtttgagcagacacatgcacatttgtggcttgctggaggtcattttgcagggctctggcagtgcttctcctgttcctccttacacaaaggcggaggtagcggtcctgctgctgggttgttgccctcctactgcctcctccacg
The sequence above is a segment of the Bufo bufo chromosome 4, aBufBuf1.1, whole genome shotgun sequence genome. Coding sequences within it:
- the LOC120999691 gene encoding gastrula zinc finger protein XlCGF17.1-like isoform X3, which encodes MEEWEYLEEHKDLYKDVMMENHQSLTSPDGSSQRNPPERCPSPLYSQDCPEEKPNIPLDHQDSSGGTMISFEIPVSMSVKGEDGLSSFHGYFNLSSYHEVEDNNTTQAYSITPNVPSVFQSEDLSTDTTGHKKSLYNQSLIGQTRTKQKCGSHTLHKRNHHKSFSCSECGKSFTRKLILVEHQRTHTGEKPYSCSECGKSFTRKLILVEHQRTHTGEKPFSCSECRKSFTSQTNFIRHQRTHTGEKPFSCPECGKCFSQKSDLVCHLRIHLGEKPFSCSECGKCFTSQPNFIRHQRTHTGEKPFPCPECGKCFSQKSTLSRHERTHLEEKPF